In a single window of the Rhodopirellula bahusiensis genome:
- a CDS encoding linear amide C-N hydrolase translates to MCSRQKCRSVNQFQSLAELGLIAVVAAMGLLTVSVQPASACTVMRMTIHGQLVIARNHDWPFGEAMVITNHRGIEKTSLAPIKPATWVSKYGSVSFCQFGREIPFAGMNEKGLTVDLLRLPQTTFPDPVDVEADPKLTAVNAIQWVQYQLDTAETVAEVVDSLSTVVPIPMLPMVETVHYFVTDATGDVAVVEFLDGKAVVRHGDDYRLDDGKPKTHACVLANSSWQDSQTEQINDGSLLRYGRGVRLVEMAGNLDGETVPVDYANRCLQMVAQGRLTQWNLVYLPEERRIHFRTQNSLKQRWIDLDDLSFGSEQTPQAIDIDQNIDGNVATHMKAVTDADNERIVNHAFDHFIPAGLPSLMIKQLLLDYPNKLRVPQTAP, encoded by the coding sequence ATGTGTTCGCGTCAAAAATGCCGTTCGGTCAATCAGTTTCAATCGCTCGCCGAATTGGGATTGATCGCCGTGGTCGCGGCGATGGGTCTTTTGACCGTCTCGGTCCAGCCCGCGTCCGCGTGCACCGTGATGCGAATGACGATTCACGGCCAATTGGTCATCGCTCGCAATCATGATTGGCCGTTCGGCGAAGCGATGGTTATCACCAATCATCGCGGCATCGAAAAGACGTCGCTGGCGCCCATCAAACCTGCCACCTGGGTTTCGAAATACGGCAGCGTTTCGTTTTGCCAATTCGGCCGAGAAATTCCATTTGCTGGGATGAACGAGAAGGGCCTGACGGTCGATTTGCTTCGTTTGCCGCAAACGACGTTTCCCGATCCTGTCGACGTGGAAGCGGACCCAAAGCTCACCGCGGTCAACGCGATTCAATGGGTTCAGTACCAACTCGACACCGCTGAAACCGTCGCGGAGGTGGTCGACAGTCTCTCAACCGTCGTGCCGATCCCAATGCTTCCGATGGTCGAAACCGTTCATTACTTCGTCACCGATGCGACAGGCGATGTCGCTGTGGTCGAATTCCTCGATGGCAAAGCGGTGGTGCGTCACGGCGACGACTATCGCTTGGACGATGGAAAACCAAAGACTCACGCGTGCGTGCTGGCGAATTCATCTTGGCAAGATTCGCAAACCGAACAAATCAACGACGGAAGTCTGCTGCGCTACGGTCGCGGCGTTCGCTTGGTCGAGATGGCTGGCAACCTGGACGGTGAGACGGTGCCCGTCGACTACGCCAACCGCTGTTTGCAGATGGTCGCTCAAGGCCGTCTGACTCAGTGGAACCTCGTCTATCTACCGGAGGAAAGGCGAATTCACTTTCGCACCCAGAACTCGCTGAAACAAAGATGGATCGACCTGGACGACTTGTCCTTTGGCTCTGAGCAGACTCCGCAAGCGATCGACATAGATCAAAACATCGATGGCAACGTGGCGACTCACATGAAAGCGGTCACCGACGCGGACAACGAACGAATTGTGAACCATGCGTTTGACCATTTCATCCCAGCTGGTCTGCCCAGCCTGATGATCAAACAGCTCCTTTTGGATTACCCCAACAAGCTTCGCGTGCCTCAAACAGCACCCTGA
- a CDS encoding DUF1501 domain-containing protein — translation MNSFPSIQRRSFLKRGTYSVGMAALGSMLARESQASQTHSPQPHFPGTAKTVIHLCMAGGPSHMESLDPKPELDKINDQPFPASMTDGQQLAQLQGSKLIARGSFCKFKKWGQSGLEISELFPNIGSVADDLCIIRSMHTEQINHDPAHAFMNTGSIQKGRPSMGSWLLYGLGAETESLPGFIVFTSQGRYGAQPVSARQWKAGFLPSRFQGVQFQSKGDAVHYVRPPGGITDTTQRATIEAVNAFNQDLLADRGDSEIATRISQYEMAFRMQTSVPELADMSDESQETLNLYGVTKPGDGSFASNCLMARRLAERGVRFIQLYHRAWDHHSNLEAGMKDSAKAVDQASAALIQDLKRRGMLDDTLVIWGGEFGRTPMKQGSGRDHHINAFSLWMAGGGVKGGISYGNSDELGYRYLKDGEETHVRDLHATMLHTCGLDHMKLSAKYQGLDVRLTGVEPARVLKPILKNA, via the coding sequence ATGAATTCATTTCCCTCCATTCAGCGGCGCAGCTTTCTCAAACGCGGCACCTACAGCGTCGGCATGGCCGCGCTGGGATCGATGCTCGCACGCGAAAGCCAAGCCAGCCAAACCCATTCGCCTCAGCCGCACTTTCCCGGCACCGCGAAAACGGTCATTCACCTTTGCATGGCTGGCGGCCCCAGCCACATGGAATCGCTGGACCCGAAACCAGAACTGGACAAGATCAACGACCAGCCGTTCCCGGCGTCGATGACCGACGGACAACAGTTGGCCCAGCTTCAAGGTTCGAAGTTGATCGCTCGCGGTTCGTTTTGCAAATTCAAGAAGTGGGGCCAGTCCGGTCTCGAAATCAGCGAACTGTTTCCGAACATCGGATCGGTCGCGGATGATCTGTGCATCATTCGCTCGATGCACACCGAGCAAATCAACCACGACCCCGCTCACGCGTTCATGAACACGGGCTCGATCCAAAAAGGACGCCCGAGCATGGGTTCGTGGCTCCTGTATGGTTTGGGTGCCGAGACCGAATCGTTGCCGGGGTTCATCGTCTTCACCAGCCAAGGTCGCTACGGAGCCCAACCGGTTTCGGCACGTCAGTGGAAAGCAGGTTTTCTGCCCAGCCGTTTCCAAGGCGTTCAGTTTCAATCCAAAGGCGACGCGGTTCACTACGTTCGCCCGCCCGGCGGAATCACAGACACGACTCAGCGAGCCACTATCGAAGCGGTCAATGCCTTCAATCAAGACTTGCTGGCCGACCGTGGCGATTCCGAAATCGCAACTCGGATCAGCCAGTATGAAATGGCGTTCCGAATGCAAACTTCGGTGCCGGAATTGGCCGACATGTCGGACGAATCGCAGGAAACATTGAACCTGTATGGCGTCACCAAACCGGGCGACGGATCGTTCGCAAGCAACTGCTTGATGGCTCGACGATTGGCCGAACGCGGCGTTCGATTCATCCAGCTTTACCATCGTGCGTGGGATCACCACAGCAACCTGGAGGCTGGGATGAAGGACAGCGCGAAAGCGGTCGACCAAGCCTCGGCGGCATTGATTCAAGACCTCAAGCGTCGCGGGATGCTGGATGACACCTTGGTCATTTGGGGCGGCGAGTTTGGCCGCACACCAATGAAACAAGGCTCGGGACGCGACCACCACATCAACGCGTTTTCGTTGTGGATGGCGGGCGGCGGCGTCAAAGGCGGGATCTCGTACGGCAACTCCGATGAACTCGGTTATCGTTATTTGAAAGACGGCGAGGAAACCCACGTGCGTGATTTGCATGCGACGATGCTGCACACCTGCGGGCTCGATCACATGAAGTTGTCGGCCAAGTACCAAGGCCTCGACGTCAGGCTCACGGGAGTCGAACCGGCCCGCGTCTTGAAACCGATCCTCAAAAATGCTTGA
- a CDS encoding DUF2062 domain-containing protein, whose amino-acid sequence MILFSIKLLSSLRKAIAGRKYPSQLAWGLALGLLIGLIPHGNLLAVVLVFGVLMLRVNHAMVALTAIGVTMVAPRLDPISDELAQWFFSQNGVSEFMAQAWDYPLIPWTDLNNTVVMGSFLIGLASLVPTFAVSYPLFKAVSGNRSEDDDLVVTPVRKRRTTDTSATHAIDTSHKQPPQPHFTPEPVFASGNGEALESASGRVFDFRRVDDAEPVLAKISPRRDEDSDSKRTTAALDAPASDASSKTQSTHIEMLDAELNSQPASKPTSVALRSGESARPLPNTNDDQHKIDEALSYLLRQLRDSQDKDAA is encoded by the coding sequence ATGATTCTGTTTTCGATCAAGCTGCTCAGCAGTCTTCGCAAAGCGATCGCGGGGAGGAAATATCCTTCTCAGCTCGCCTGGGGATTGGCGTTGGGCCTCCTCATCGGCCTGATCCCGCACGGCAATTTGTTGGCTGTCGTGTTGGTGTTCGGAGTGCTGATGTTGCGTGTCAATCACGCGATGGTCGCGCTCACCGCGATTGGCGTGACCATGGTCGCACCTCGACTGGATCCAATCTCAGACGAATTGGCTCAGTGGTTCTTCTCCCAAAACGGTGTCTCGGAGTTCATGGCACAGGCTTGGGACTACCCGTTGATTCCTTGGACGGATTTGAACAACACCGTCGTGATGGGCAGCTTTTTGATTGGACTGGCATCGCTCGTTCCAACCTTTGCTGTTTCGTACCCGCTTTTCAAAGCCGTTTCGGGCAACAGAAGCGAAGACGACGACTTGGTCGTGACACCAGTTCGCAAGCGACGAACGACCGATACGTCGGCAACGCACGCGATTGATACCTCGCACAAACAGCCACCTCAGCCTCACTTCACGCCGGAACCGGTTTTTGCATCGGGCAACGGCGAGGCTCTCGAATCCGCTTCGGGACGAGTGTTTGACTTCCGCCGCGTGGACGATGCGGAACCCGTGCTGGCAAAGATCTCGCCACGCCGCGATGAAGACTCGGATTCGAAACGAACCACGGCGGCATTGGACGCTCCTGCTTCGGACGCTTCCTCCAAAACGCAATCCACCCACATCGAAATGCTGGATGCGGAATTGAATTCGCAACCCGCATCGAAACCGACCAGCGTGGCGTTGAGATCTGGCGAGTCAGCTCGTCCGCTTCCAAACACGAACGACGACCAACACAAAATCGATGAAGCGCTCAGTTATTTGCTTCGTCAATTGCGCGATTCGCAAGACAAGGATGCAGCATGA
- a CDS encoding UbiD family decarboxylase — protein MKHRSTRDVVEDLRAGGRLITVDDEVDPTLEMAEIQRRVYLRGGPAILFTNVRGCQFPMASNLFASLDQARYLFRDTLERVRRLIEVKLDPSALPKSPMRYAGVPMTALTMLPRFTRSGPVQANRCRLSELPALKSWPMDGGSFVTLPQVLSADPTAPENLMRVNLGMYRVQLAGNDYDPETQVGLHYQIHRGIGVHHRAAMDRNESLPVAITVGGSPAMSLAAVMPLPEGLTELTFAGALSGRRVRMMRGSHAPVYADADFAIVGTVDPTATMPEGPFGDHLGYYSLQHPFPFMKVDHVWHRKDAIWPFTVVGRPPQEDTTFGQLIHELTDPIIPTVIPGVKAVHAVDAAGVHPLLLAIGSERYMPYLKAKEPQELLTQANAILGNGQLSLAKYLWITDDPDDSIKIHDIGNFMQHILRRVDWRRDLHFHTKTTIDTLDYSGTGLNQGSKVVVAATGQPIRELATEIPSGLSLPDGISEPKLVMPGVIAVEGPKYSGDASREDVQRLTEHLANQPNLESVPLITLCDDSEFAAATLNNWLWLTFTRSNPAIDVDGVDVQVVDKHWGCRGPLIIDARVKPHHAPPLVEDADVTAKVDARASRGDELAKYL, from the coding sequence TTGAAACATCGAAGCACCCGAGACGTCGTGGAGGATCTGCGCGCCGGAGGTCGACTGATCACGGTCGATGACGAAGTCGATCCAACTCTGGAGATGGCCGAGATCCAACGTCGCGTGTATCTGCGAGGTGGACCGGCGATCTTGTTCACCAATGTTCGTGGATGCCAATTCCCGATGGCGTCGAATCTGTTCGCGTCGCTGGACCAAGCCCGTTACCTTTTTCGCGACACGCTCGAGCGTGTGCGTCGATTGATTGAGGTCAAACTCGATCCGTCGGCATTGCCCAAAAGCCCGATGCGATACGCGGGCGTGCCGATGACGGCGCTGACAATGCTGCCGCGATTCACTCGAAGCGGTCCGGTTCAAGCCAACCGGTGCCGGCTGAGCGAGTTGCCGGCCCTGAAGTCGTGGCCGATGGATGGCGGTTCGTTTGTGACCTTGCCACAAGTGCTCTCGGCGGACCCGACCGCTCCTGAGAATCTGATGCGAGTCAACTTGGGCATGTACCGCGTTCAGCTCGCGGGGAACGACTATGACCCCGAGACCCAAGTCGGGCTGCACTATCAGATTCATCGCGGCATCGGAGTACATCATCGCGCAGCGATGGATCGCAACGAATCCTTGCCGGTCGCGATCACGGTTGGTGGATCACCGGCGATGAGTCTGGCTGCGGTGATGCCGCTGCCCGAAGGCCTGACTGAGCTGACTTTCGCCGGTGCGCTTTCGGGTCGACGTGTTCGCATGATGCGCGGATCGCACGCGCCGGTTTACGCCGACGCGGACTTCGCGATTGTGGGGACGGTTGATCCAACCGCGACGATGCCGGAAGGTCCGTTTGGCGATCACTTGGGTTACTACTCGTTGCAGCACCCGTTCCCGTTCATGAAGGTCGATCATGTTTGGCATCGCAAAGATGCGATTTGGCCGTTCACCGTCGTCGGCCGGCCACCTCAAGAAGACACAACGTTCGGCCAGCTGATTCATGAGCTGACCGATCCAATTATCCCGACGGTGATCCCCGGCGTGAAAGCGGTTCACGCGGTCGATGCGGCCGGCGTGCATCCGTTGTTGTTGGCGATCGGCAGCGAACGTTACATGCCGTACTTGAAAGCCAAAGAGCCGCAGGAGTTGCTGACTCAGGCCAACGCGATTTTGGGCAACGGGCAATTGTCACTGGCGAAGTATCTGTGGATCACCGACGACCCAGATGATTCGATCAAGATCCATGACATTGGCAACTTCATGCAGCACATCCTTCGCCGAGTCGATTGGCGTCGCGATTTGCATTTCCATACCAAGACGACGATCGACACGCTGGACTACAGCGGCACGGGATTGAATCAAGGTTCCAAAGTCGTCGTCGCGGCGACGGGTCAGCCGATCCGAGAACTCGCAACGGAGATACCATCTGGTCTTAGTCTGCCGGATGGCATTTCAGAACCGAAGTTGGTGATGCCTGGCGTGATCGCGGTGGAAGGACCCAAGTACAGCGGCGACGCGTCTCGTGAAGACGTTCAACGTCTCACTGAGCACTTGGCAAACCAGCCAAATCTAGAAAGCGTGCCGTTGATCACCTTGTGTGACGATTCTGAGTTCGCCGCCGCAACGTTGAACAATTGGTTGTGGTTGACGTTTACACGCAGCAACCCAGCGATTGATGTCGACGGTGTTGATGTGCAGGTCGTCGACAAGCACTGGGGCTGTCGCGGACCGCTGATCATCGACGCGCGAGTCAAACCGCATCACGCCCCGCCGCTCGTGGAAGATGCCGACGTCACCGCCAAGGTTGATGCAAGAGCCAGCAGAGGCGATGAGCTGGCCAAGTATTTGTGA
- a CDS encoding PSD1 and planctomycete cytochrome C domain-containing protein, with protein MHSRLHSFDFLRWTTFCLLGLTGPCWLTVSADEADISFNQDIRPILSENCYFCHGPDEHNRQAGLRMDVREEAIDYAAIVPEDIEGSELVVRIDHDDPDLVMPPPDSHKSLTDKQKQLLKDWIAQGAPYEEHWSFSPIERPDVPDLSQWDETTDSDSVHPIDAFVRAKLLAKGHDLSEPARADRLLRRMHLDLVGLPPTWKETQDFFQQSRSAQTSADAKAALIDQKLDELFANPHHGERMAAFWLDLVRFADTVGYHGDQNQHIFPYRDWVIEAFQDNMSFDEFTIKQLAGDLLPNPKTDDLIASGFNRLNMMTREGGAQPGEYLSKYATDRVRTVGMAWMGLTTGCAECHDHKFDPFTAKDFYSLGAFFADIKQWGVYSDYGYTPNPDLKGYNNNFPFPPEIEVTSKALLREQTQAKRELIELARSQYAALPDDKKTAAEQWLTSVNDWLGQNADGWKSVQKTSAKSADKNQRAWKLEGDAISAESLSPQSIQVSLLTAPNQSSQNVEVRFYIEEIKQPEADASDEKKTAGEKSEEPKPTRSSVAVSLARANRWLPAFSSTVAQQNVASRWSVPATDSNGHTVKQRPHQFMIDQSEHADDPMQAVFELSAPLQLKDGQSLIAEIKGLHANTEVAFETSPLIRMRPFDSAELEAIQICDSIGQPNALLSWMMSNPHQAKDVGAKNHWRDRYLACREGRTWTMVTQASEPMEMRILPRGNWQDKTGEVVQPATPEFLGRYDTDPAKEGEGDAKRLTRLDLARWIVHRDNPLTARVVANRTWKQFFGVGLTAAVDDLGAQGDPPSHPELLDYLAIELIDSGWDLRHLERLILTSQTYQQDSRVRPELSEIDPENRLLAYHPPRRLEAEIIRDNALAVSGLLNLEIGGPSVKPYQPGGYYSNLQFPNRSYRSTAGDNQYRRGIYMHWQRTFLHPMLANFDAPSREDCVAIRANANTPQQALTLLNDPTFIEAASELAWSTMQQSESDENRLRAMVRRSVQREATSEEIERLSIFLDQQRELFLADEALSVELTSIGQSSARHDKSLSPADRAEWAAWTATARIVLNLHETITRY; from the coding sequence ATGCATTCTCGATTGCACTCCTTTGATTTTTTGCGATGGACGACGTTTTGCTTGCTCGGCCTGACCGGCCCATGCTGGCTCACCGTTTCGGCCGACGAAGCTGACATCTCGTTCAACCAAGACATCCGGCCGATCCTGTCCGAGAACTGTTATTTCTGTCACGGACCGGACGAGCACAATCGTCAGGCCGGTTTGCGAATGGACGTTCGCGAAGAAGCGATCGACTACGCCGCGATTGTTCCCGAGGACATCGAAGGCAGCGAATTGGTCGTCCGAATCGATCACGACGATCCGGATCTGGTGATGCCTCCACCGGATTCACACAAATCGTTGACCGACAAACAGAAGCAGCTGCTGAAAGACTGGATCGCCCAAGGTGCTCCATACGAGGAACATTGGTCGTTCAGTCCCATCGAGCGTCCCGATGTCCCCGACCTGAGCCAGTGGGACGAAACGACTGACTCGGATTCGGTTCATCCAATCGATGCCTTCGTCCGTGCCAAACTGCTCGCGAAGGGACACGACCTTTCCGAACCCGCTCGAGCAGACCGATTGCTGCGGCGGATGCATTTGGATCTGGTTGGGTTGCCACCGACTTGGAAAGAAACCCAAGACTTCTTCCAGCAATCTCGCTCGGCACAGACATCGGCTGACGCGAAAGCCGCCCTGATCGATCAGAAGCTGGATGAACTGTTTGCCAACCCTCACCACGGTGAACGCATGGCCGCGTTCTGGTTGGACCTCGTTCGATTCGCGGACACGGTCGGTTACCACGGTGACCAGAACCAACACATCTTTCCCTACCGCGACTGGGTAATCGAAGCGTTCCAAGACAACATGTCGTTTGATGAATTCACCATCAAACAGCTCGCCGGCGATCTGCTTCCCAATCCAAAGACCGACGACTTGATCGCGTCCGGCTTCAACCGGCTGAACATGATGACTCGGGAAGGCGGTGCCCAACCTGGCGAGTACCTTTCCAAGTACGCCACCGACCGAGTGCGAACCGTTGGCATGGCCTGGATGGGGCTGACCACGGGATGCGCCGAATGCCACGACCACAAATTCGATCCTTTCACGGCAAAGGATTTCTACTCGCTGGGTGCGTTCTTCGCTGACATCAAGCAATGGGGCGTCTACAGCGATTACGGCTACACGCCCAACCCGGACCTGAAGGGCTACAACAACAACTTCCCATTCCCGCCGGAAATCGAAGTCACCAGCAAAGCGTTGCTGCGAGAGCAAACGCAAGCCAAGCGGGAACTCATCGAATTGGCTCGTTCTCAATACGCCGCCCTGCCGGACGACAAGAAGACCGCCGCGGAACAATGGCTGACGAGTGTCAACGATTGGCTCGGACAAAACGCCGACGGTTGGAAATCGGTTCAGAAGACCTCAGCCAAATCAGCGGACAAAAACCAGCGTGCCTGGAAGCTCGAGGGCGATGCCATTTCCGCTGAATCCCTGTCGCCTCAGTCCATCCAAGTCAGCTTGCTGACCGCACCGAACCAATCGTCTCAAAACGTGGAAGTCCGCTTCTACATCGAGGAAATCAAGCAACCGGAGGCCGACGCTTCCGACGAGAAAAAAACCGCTGGCGAGAAAAGCGAAGAACCGAAGCCAACTCGCAGCAGCGTCGCTGTTTCCTTGGCAAGAGCCAACCGCTGGCTGCCCGCGTTCTCCAGCACGGTCGCTCAGCAAAACGTCGCCTCGCGTTGGTCGGTTCCCGCGACGGACTCAAACGGACACACGGTGAAGCAACGGCCGCATCAGTTCATGATCGACCAGTCCGAGCACGCCGACGATCCGATGCAGGCTGTGTTTGAGCTGTCCGCACCTTTGCAACTGAAAGACGGCCAATCGTTGATCGCGGAGATCAAAGGTTTGCACGCGAACACCGAAGTGGCATTCGAAACGTCACCGCTGATCCGAATGCGGCCTTTTGATTCAGCCGAGTTGGAAGCGATTCAAATCTGCGATTCGATTGGCCAACCCAACGCTCTGTTGAGCTGGATGATGTCGAATCCGCATCAAGCCAAAGACGTGGGTGCCAAGAACCATTGGCGAGACCGCTACCTCGCTTGTCGCGAAGGTCGAACGTGGACGATGGTGACGCAAGCTTCCGAGCCAATGGAAATGCGGATCCTGCCGCGTGGCAACTGGCAAGACAAAACCGGTGAAGTCGTTCAACCCGCCACACCAGAATTCCTGGGTCGCTACGACACCGATCCCGCGAAGGAAGGCGAAGGCGATGCCAAGCGTTTGACGCGGCTGGATTTGGCTCGCTGGATCGTGCACCGCGACAATCCGTTGACGGCTCGCGTCGTAGCCAACCGAACTTGGAAACAATTCTTCGGTGTTGGCTTGACCGCCGCCGTTGATGACCTCGGTGCTCAAGGCGATCCGCCATCGCACCCGGAACTGCTCGATTACCTGGCGATTGAATTGATCGATTCGGGCTGGGATCTGCGTCACTTGGAACGGTTGATTTTGACCAGCCAAACGTATCAACAGGACAGCCGCGTTCGACCGGAACTTTCTGAGATCGATCCAGAGAATCGCTTGCTCGCCTATCACCCACCGCGACGCTTGGAAGCAGAGATCATTCGCGACAACGCGCTCGCCGTATCCGGTTTGTTGAACCTGGAAATCGGCGGCCCCTCGGTCAAACCGTACCAGCCCGGCGGATACTATTCGAACCTGCAATTCCCCAATCGCAGCTACCGTTCCACCGCGGGCGACAATCAATATCGCCGCGGCATTTACATGCACTGGCAGCGAACATTTCTGCATCCGATGCTGGCCAATTTCGATGCTCCCAGCCGTGAAGATTGCGTGGCAATTCGAGCGAACGCGAACACGCCGCAGCAAGCTTTGACGTTGCTCAATGATCCAACGTTCATCGAAGCGGCAAGCGAACTGGCTTGGAGCACGATGCAGCAATCCGAGTCGGACGAAAATCGATTGCGGGCAATGGTTCGTCGTTCAGTTCAACGCGAAGCCACCAGCGAAGAGATCGAGCGATTGTCCATATTCCTGGATCAGCAACGCGAACTGTTCCTCGCGGACGAAGCCTTGTCGGTGGAGTTGACCAGCATCGGCCAGTCCTCCGCGCGTCACGACAAATCGCTGTCGCCAGCCGATCGCGCCGAATGGGCCGCTTGGACCGCGACAGCTCGCATCGTTCTGAACCTGCACGAAACCATTACCCGCTATTGA
- a CDS encoding BBP7 family outer membrane beta-barrel protein, with product MNSLIWRRLPRFAKSCVVLVTCLACSPLAAQVRVKKPDRGTYQAPGSAAETTGDWELYPDDSPQLSRIQIDEVIYDDMEVASDAEGDGLQVVDAPGGLQLRALGEVAGANSQPSNAQIVRPVSAMSVHPNSSANGALMGGARIIQSTGSSHRGRVLRKTSGTVTMMEQPTFVGETIIGSSTPTSFQGPGCGMEGPGCGIEGCGCGFDVGCGLEGPGCGLDSYGCDSCGYGGCDGMCGPSSGPCGAICVDPNRWFGSAELMIMFRKGDRLPPLVTTDTAPDTGSLDTGTVLAGNDSVLKDSTVGGRLTLGLWLDNHQCRSLVFRGWVAGDEKYSFGADQRTFDVLAIPFFNVATDAEDSNVVVFPNAPADPAINGRFGAVGVDAYSELYGGDISVRQFWRGGLGTTFDVLYGYQYMRLSEGLNISSSSTLTEGTDAGNYISIRDSFEATNEFHGAQFGLAGRYREGCWSFNWLAKAAFGNVRRTADRQGSTTVGPPDTPQDGGLFVDPDTNEGTFTSDTFGWVPELDVNLGWHRFSNFDVTIGYHLMAMTDAIQVSGIFDRRINDTNNVLPSPAMRDSTFYVQGIHFGLSYIH from the coding sequence ATGAACTCTTTGATCTGGCGCCGACTTCCCCGGTTTGCGAAAAGCTGTGTCGTCCTCGTGACATGCCTGGCGTGCTCGCCATTGGCGGCTCAGGTCCGTGTCAAAAAACCGGACCGCGGAACGTATCAAGCACCCGGAAGTGCCGCTGAAACGACCGGCGATTGGGAACTGTATCCCGACGACTCGCCTCAGCTCAGCCGCATTCAGATCGACGAAGTCATCTACGACGACATGGAAGTCGCCTCCGACGCGGAAGGTGACGGCCTGCAGGTCGTGGACGCGCCCGGCGGTTTGCAATTGCGAGCACTCGGCGAAGTCGCGGGGGCAAACTCGCAACCATCCAACGCCCAAATCGTCCGGCCGGTTTCAGCCATGTCGGTTCATCCCAACTCAAGTGCCAATGGCGCTTTGATGGGAGGGGCTCGAATCATTCAGTCCACCGGATCGAGCCATCGCGGACGTGTGCTGCGAAAGACTTCCGGCACCGTCACGATGATGGAACAGCCGACTTTTGTGGGTGAGACCATCATCGGTTCGAGCACGCCAACCAGCTTCCAGGGGCCCGGATGTGGCATGGAAGGTCCCGGCTGCGGAATCGAAGGATGTGGTTGTGGTTTCGACGTCGGCTGTGGGCTGGAAGGTCCTGGTTGCGGACTGGATTCGTATGGTTGCGACAGTTGCGGCTATGGCGGATGCGACGGGATGTGCGGACCCTCCAGCGGTCCCTGCGGCGCGATCTGTGTCGACCCGAATCGTTGGTTTGGTTCGGCCGAGCTGATGATCATGTTCCGCAAAGGCGATCGATTGCCACCCTTGGTCACAACCGACACGGCACCGGACACCGGGTCGCTGGACACCGGCACGGTTCTGGCCGGCAACGATTCTGTTTTGAAAGACTCCACGGTTGGCGGACGTTTGACGCTGGGCCTGTGGTTGGACAACCATCAATGCCGCAGCCTTGTCTTTCGAGGCTGGGTCGCTGGCGATGAAAAATACAGCTTCGGTGCCGACCAACGAACCTTCGACGTCCTCGCGATTCCGTTTTTCAACGTCGCAACTGACGCGGAAGATTCCAATGTGGTCGTGTTCCCCAACGCTCCCGCGGACCCCGCGATCAATGGTCGCTTTGGTGCCGTCGGTGTGGATGCCTACAGCGAACTGTACGGCGGTGACATTTCGGTTCGTCAATTCTGGCGAGGCGGTTTGGGCACCACGTTCGACGTGCTGTATGGGTACCAATACATGCGATTGTCCGAGGGTTTGAACATTTCGTCCAGCTCAACGCTGACCGAAGGAACCGATGCGGGCAACTACATCTCGATTCGTGATTCCTTCGAAGCGACCAACGAATTTCACGGAGCCCAGTTCGGTTTGGCCGGTCGCTACCGTGAAGGCTGCTGGAGTTTCAATTGGTTGGCCAAGGCCGCGTTCGGGAACGTTCGACGCACGGCGGATCGTCAGGGCAGCACGACGGTTGGACCGCCTGACACACCTCAGGATGGCGGTTTGTTTGTCGACCCGGACACCAACGAAGGCACCTTCACCAGCGACACGTTCGGCTGGGTTCCTGAGTTGGACGTCAACTTGGGTTGGCACCGATTCAGCAACTTTGACGTCACGATCGGCTACCACCTGATGGCCATGACCGACGCCATCCAGGTCTCGGGCATCTTTGATCGAAGGATCAACGACACCAACAATGTTCTGCCATCGCCGGCGATGCGAGATAGCACTTTCTACGTGCAGGGCATCCACTTCGGCCTGAGCTACATCCACTGA